Proteins encoded together in one Lathyrus oleraceus cultivar Zhongwan6 chromosome 5, CAAS_Psat_ZW6_1.0, whole genome shotgun sequence window:
- the LOC127081694 gene encoding uncharacterized protein LOC127081694 gives MQKTNSNIEMLRVQALSILCTPHPFLDFSCLSPIQDKVDPCCGTNDQISDDASFDFDNFAFIQDNLDPYCSTKKHINNDTVLDFDVFAPAQDNSQSHCSTNQQIQKSDEENNEEQEFSFACTDVKGMHIFADDIFENGKMRALLPTFDQSLQLFPTINNNASHIRHPLKNIFIKNSVSPQSISSGISKETQNEILQNITMKASSECYEKSNSTGSSNLWRFRQNLDLRSNSDRKDSFVILNPSESKTSIKPNVENIIIKKRKGEKPKNTLTAYEKLYVTNKARKGSNKRRSLLPYKHGLFGFFTNMHELSRNLHPF, from the coding sequence ATGCAGAAGACAAACTCAAATATAGAGATGTTAAGGGTGCAAGCACTATCAATCCTTTGTACACCTCACCCTTTCCTTGATTTTTCTTGCTTATCTCCTATTCAAGATAAAGTTGATCCATGTTGTGGCACAAATGACCAAATAAGTGACGATGCTTCTTTTGATTTTGATAACTTTGCTTTCATCCAAGATAATCTTGATCCATATTGTAGCACAAAAAAACACATTAACAATGACACTGTATTAGATTTTGATGTCTTTGCTCCCGCTCAAGATAACTCTCAATCGCATTGTAGCACAAATCAACAAATTCAAAAAAGCGACGAAGAAAATAATGAAGAACAAGAATTTAGTTTTGCATGCACCGATGTCAAAGGAATGCATATATTTGCCGATGACATATTTGAAAATGGAAAAATGAGAGCATTACTGCCTACTTTTGACCAATCGCTTCAATTATTCCCCACCATAAATAACAATGCTTCACATATTCGACATCCTCTAAAGAACATCTTTATTAAGAATTCTGTAAGTCCACAATCAATATCGAGTGGTATTTCTAAAGAAACTCAAAATGAGATATTGCAAAATATTACAATGAAGGCTTCAAGTGAGTGTTACGAGAAAAGCAACTCAACAGGATCATCAAATCTCTGGAGATTTAGACAAAATTTGGATCTTCGAAGTAACAGTGACCGTAAGGATTCTTTTGTTATATTGAATCCTTCAGAGTCAAAAACGTCAATAAAGCCCAATGTAGAAAACATCATTATTAAAAAGAGGAAAGGTGAAAAACCCAAAAATACATTAACGGCTTATGAGAAGCTTTATGTGACAAATAAAGCAAGAAAAGGGAGCAATAAACGAAGATCACTTTTGCCATACAAACACGGGCTATTCGGATTCTTTACCAACATGCATGAATTGAGTAGAAACCTGCACCCCTTTTGA
- the LOC127081696 gene encoding uncharacterized protein LOC127081696: MQKTNSNIEMLRVQALSILCTPHPFLDFSCLSPIQDKVDPCCGTNDQISDDASFDFDNFAFIQDNLDPYCSTKKHINNDTVLDFDVFAPAQDNSQSHCSTNQQIQKSDEENNEEQEFSFACTDVKGMHIFADDIFENGKMRALLPTFDQSLQLFPTINNNASHIRHPLKNIFIKNSVSPQSISSGISKETQNEILQNITMKASSECYEKSNSTGSSNLWRFRQNLDLRSNSDHKDSFVILNPSESKTSIKPNVENIIIKKRKGEKPKNTLTAYEKLYVTNKARKGSNKRRSLLPYKHGLFGFFTNMHELSRNLHPF, encoded by the coding sequence ATGCAGAAGACAAACTCAAATATAGAGATGTTAAGGGTGCAAGCACTATCAATCCTTTGTACACCTCACCCTTTCCTTGATTTTTCTTGCTTATCTCCTATTCAAGATAAAGTTGATCCATGTTGTGGCACAAATGACCAAATAAGTGACGATGCTTCTTTTGATTTTGATAACTTTGCTTTCATCCAAGATAATCTTGATCCATATTGTAGCACAAAAAAACACATTAACAATGACACTGTATTAGATTTTGATGTCTTTGCTCCCGCTCAAGATAACTCTCAATCGCATTGTAGCACAAATCAACAAATTCAAAAAAGCGACGAAGAAAATAATGAAGAACAAGAATTTAGTTTTGCATGCACCGATGTCAAAGGAATGCATATATTTGCCGATGACATATTTGAAAATGGAAAAATGAGAGCATTACTGCCTACTTTTGACCAATCGCTTCAATTATTCCCCACCATAAATAACAATGCTTCACATATTCGACATCCTCTAAAGAACATCTTTATTAAGAATTCTGTAAGTCCACAATCAATATCGAGTGGTATTTCTAAAGAAACTCAAAATGAGATATTGCAAAATATTACAATGAAGGCTTCAAGTGAGTGTTACGAGAAAAGCAACTCAACAGGATCATCAAATCTCTGGAGATTTAGACAAAATTTGGATCTTCGAAGTAACAGTGACCATAAGGATTCTTTTGTTATATTGAATCCTTCAGAGTCAAAAACGTCAATAAAGCCCAATGTAGAAAACATCATTATTAAAAAGAGGAAAGGTGAAAAACCCAAAAATACATTAACGGCTTATGAGAAGCTTTATGTGACAAATAAAGCAAGAAAAGGGAGCAATAAACGAAGATCACTTTTGCCATACAAACACGGGCTATTCGGATTCTTTACCAACATGCATGAATTGAGTAGAAACCTGCACCCCTTTTGA